In Thermosynechococcus sichuanensis E542, a single genomic region encodes these proteins:
- a CDS encoding O-linked N-acetylglucosamine transferase family protein yields MRLLFVDPSSLSYTVETPKESPLGGSQSALCYLLLTLYRKGQEVFLANNRQEISIIAGVPHLPLSALSKENLAFIQPNVCIVLNSAFSIQNLRTILPSSTSLVLWTQHHVDQPAVQNLSDPRIVSLIDRIVVVSEWQRQQYLTEFKLEPSLIVVLRNAVSPYFEHLFSPEEAILQAKLPRIRLAYTSTPFRGLEQLLQIYPRVYQRYSNLELDVYSSMSVYQVSPAEDQWQVLYQKFKELPGVNYHGSCSQTTLAKALKKIAILSYPNTFAETSCISALEAMASGCFIVTSALGALPETTAGFAELVEFTTDAPTYQARYEQALARVIEQFSCPENHAKLESHLRSQVNYVHDHYTWQRRADEWINFLETLVNNQPIVLTTESWKSRLEFYLKSECYELVVETCIQLIQQRPQEADWFAYQGAAYILQGKETEAQLLWSFYMAEYPEEKYFDAAHTWSKILIDLADYEKFSLENRFALASYAYEFQATPKTSATLLNLSIKLSLPPDDIRSLINTLNSSYFENTKTTEDDKKFILETLRNLLVNCEIEEEINKLIENWAEQLGLKKEISHLLFEMILDNPEKMAKNLAETYMKISPIDFAAYHFLASALIRSKSPELALVCANSLLEDSLSLTAVGKDLALSRKIEVLQTYKYNMQLSQEIDHLWRQWLNNIGDFNNYYEYLNRENVSFPTLFYTVSSYFALTHCIDQPSFLKPIFNHRNQLAQEKVPLFYQFNKRQSIKKTFSNNISKPEKIKIGFLGVCFKTHPAGNQIRSFIRLHNRDNLTLYAYSIEYRKEASDNMREWFKAVFDNFRALTEPDAEKIASIIHDDDLDILIDLDSCTIDMSWMALHLKPAPVQATWVGFDASGIPTVDYFIVDPYILPRGAQAWYTETLWRLPDCYLALDGYEVANKTGIRDQLGLSADTVIFLCAQRTSKIQPEMLKLQFAIVEAVPNAVLVVKYHYGSPIFEEWCRSVAEAEGFDLDKLYFLTPNLPEIHRANLYDVDVVLDTYPYTGGAMSLEALWLEVPIVTKVGQQFVARHTYTFLKNVGVEEGIAFNDEEYVNWGIRFGTEPDLRQRVSWKLRQAKRHAPLWNPQRFSREMEQALTAMVHRYRTGELVVPPRHQVGE; encoded by the coding sequence ATGCGCTTACTGTTTGTTGATCCTTCATCACTCTCCTATACCGTTGAGACACCGAAAGAAAGTCCTTTGGGAGGATCACAGTCAGCCCTGTGCTACCTGCTACTTACCCTCTATCGAAAAGGACAAGAGGTCTTTCTAGCTAATAACCGTCAAGAGATATCTATTATTGCAGGAGTTCCGCATCTACCCCTATCTGCTCTTTCCAAGGAGAACTTAGCTTTTATCCAACCTAATGTCTGTATTGTACTCAACAGTGCCTTTTCTATCCAAAATTTAAGAACAATACTACCCTCAAGTACTAGCTTGGTTTTATGGACGCAGCACCACGTTGATCAACCAGCAGTTCAAAACTTAAGTGATCCCAGAATTGTATCTTTAATAGATCGCATTGTTGTTGTCAGTGAGTGGCAGCGGCAGCAATACTTAACTGAGTTTAAGCTTGAGCCTAGCCTGATCGTTGTCTTGCGTAACGCAGTTAGCCCGTATTTTGAACATCTATTTTCTCCAGAAGAAGCAATTCTCCAAGCAAAGTTGCCCCGCATCAGGCTAGCTTACACAAGCACTCCTTTTCGTGGACTAGAGCAGTTATTGCAGATTTATCCAAGAGTTTATCAAAGATACTCGAATCTAGAGTTAGACGTTTACTCTAGTATGAGTGTTTATCAAGTTAGTCCTGCTGAGGATCAATGGCAGGTACTCTACCAAAAATTCAAAGAACTTCCAGGAGTTAACTACCATGGTAGCTGTTCCCAAACAACATTAGCTAAAGCCTTGAAAAAGATTGCCATTTTGAGTTATCCTAATACTTTTGCTGAAACCTCATGTATTTCTGCACTTGAAGCAATGGCCAGTGGCTGCTTTATTGTGACATCTGCATTAGGCGCACTTCCAGAGACAACAGCAGGCTTTGCAGAATTAGTGGAATTCACGACTGATGCGCCAACCTATCAAGCAAGGTATGAACAAGCTCTAGCACGAGTTATAGAGCAATTCTCCTGTCCAGAGAACCATGCGAAATTAGAAAGTCATTTACGATCTCAAGTCAACTATGTCCATGACCACTATACTTGGCAACGTCGTGCAGATGAGTGGATTAACTTCCTAGAGACCTTAGTAAATAATCAGCCTATTGTATTAACTACTGAAAGCTGGAAAAGTCGTCTTGAATTTTACCTTAAGAGTGAATGCTATGAATTGGTCGTTGAGACCTGTATTCAGTTGATTCAGCAACGTCCTCAAGAGGCTGATTGGTTTGCTTATCAAGGGGCTGCATACATTCTACAGGGAAAAGAAACGGAGGCACAGTTGCTATGGTCTTTTTATATGGCTGAATATCCTGAGGAAAAGTATTTCGACGCTGCTCATACTTGGTCTAAAATCTTAATTGATTTGGCAGATTATGAAAAATTTTCATTGGAAAATAGATTTGCTCTTGCAAGCTATGCTTATGAGTTTCAAGCTACTCCCAAAACGTCCGCCACTCTTTTAAATCTATCTATTAAATTATCTTTGCCACCTGATGACATTAGATCGCTGATTAACACTTTGAATAGTTCATACTTCGAAAATACTAAAACAACAGAAGATGATAAAAAATTTATTCTAGAAACACTAAGGAATCTATTGGTTAACTGTGAAATCGAAGAAGAAATTAATAAATTAATTGAAAACTGGGCAGAGCAGCTCGGCTTAAAAAAAGAGATAAGTCATTTACTATTTGAGATGATCTTAGATAATCCAGAAAAAATGGCAAAAAATCTAGCAGAAACCTATATGAAAATCTCACCGATTGACTTTGCTGCTTATCATTTTCTAGCTTCAGCTCTCATTCGGTCAAAGTCACCAGAGCTAGCATTAGTGTGTGCTAACTCGCTTTTAGAAGATTCCTTGAGTCTAACTGCGGTTGGTAAAGATTTGGCTTTGAGCCGTAAAATAGAGGTTTTACAGACTTATAAATATAATATGCAGCTATCACAAGAAATTGATCATTTGTGGAGGCAGTGGCTAAATAACATTGGTGATTTTAATAACTACTATGAATACTTAAATAGGGAGAATGTTAGTTTTCCTACTCTATTTTATACTGTTTCTTCTTATTTCGCATTAACCCATTGTATTGATCAACCAAGCTTTCTAAAGCCAATCTTTAACCACAGGAACCAACTAGCTCAAGAAAAAGTTCCTCTCTTTTACCAATTCAACAAGCGTCAGTCCATAAAGAAAACCTTTTCAAACAACATTTCTAAACCTGAAAAAATAAAAATTGGCTTCCTCGGCGTTTGCTTCAAAACACATCCAGCTGGTAATCAAATTCGCTCTTTTATCCGCTTGCATAACAGAGATAATCTTACGTTGTACGCCTATAGCATTGAATATAGAAAGGAGGCATCGGATAACATGCGCGAATGGTTCAAGGCTGTTTTCGATAATTTTCGCGCTCTCACGGAACCTGATGCAGAAAAAATTGCCAGTATCATACATGATGATGACTTAGATATCCTAATTGATCTTGATAGTTGCACTATTGACATGTCTTGGATGGCTCTCCATCTTAAGCCAGCGCCAGTGCAAGCGACATGGGTAGGGTTTGATGCGAGTGGCATACCAACAGTGGATTACTTTATTGTTGACCCTTATATTCTCCCTAGGGGGGCGCAAGCATGGTACACTGAGACGCTGTGGCGGCTGCCGGATTGTTATCTTGCCCTTGATGGCTATGAGGTGGCTAATAAAACGGGAATTCGCGACCAGTTGGGGCTGAGCGCCGATACGGTGATCTTTCTCTGTGCCCAGCGCACAAGCAAAATACAACCGGAAATGCTCAAGCTGCAATTTGCCATTGTTGAAGCAGTTCCCAATGCAGTTTTGGTGGTCAAATATCACTATGGCAGTCCCATTTTTGAAGAGTGGTGCCGCAGTGTTGCTGAAGCTGAGGGGTTTGATTTAGATAAACTCTATTTTTTGACACCAAACTTACCAGAGATTCACCGTGCCAATCTCTATGATGTGGATGTGGTGCTGGATACCTATCCCTATACAGGGGGGGCAATGAGTCTTGAAGCCCTCTGGTTGGAGGTGCCGATTGTAACGAAGGTGGGTCAGCAGTTTGTGGCGCGGCATACTTATACCTTCCTGAAAAACGTCGGCGTTGAGGAGGGGATTGCTTTTAATGATGAGGAGTATGTGAATTGGGGAATTCGTTTCGGGACGGAGCCAGACCTGCGGCAGCGGGTGAGTTGGAAGCTGCGCCAAGCCAAACGCCATGCCCCGCTGTGGAATCCCCAACGCTTTAGCCGTGAGATGGAGCAAGCCCTAACGGCCATGGTGCATCGGTATCGGACAGGGGAGTTGGTTGTGCCGCCGCGTCATCAAGTTGGAGAATAG
- a CDS encoding glycosyltransferase family 2 protein, translating to MLASHSETEMMISVVIPLYNKAAHIRHTLESVLRQTTPAAEVIVVDDGSTDSSAAIVQEFANKGVYLIQQTNQGVSAARNRGLAEATQPYVAFLDADDEWLPEHLATLQTLICDFPTASLWSTCCVIRRGGKYRLPPSPFSGGWRGIVDPFFEAYAKGLSIVIPSTSCVRKEHLLAVGGFPLGVKLNEDYIAWCKLALRFPVAHEATVTAIYNQDAENRCGEPQTLPIPASLPFLVELLHSQETPSRHYRGIEACFQRIALATLTNAKIQGASVDVTSLIRLAWEGKCYKAILALALLNVLPAGLLSRIKSLRHQHQRQQAQRISFDREGRPSFFTES from the coding sequence ATGCTGGCCTCGCATTCAGAAACAGAAATGATGATTTCTGTTGTTATTCCCCTGTACAATAAGGCGGCTCATATTCGCCATACCCTTGAGTCTGTTTTGCGGCAAACAACTCCAGCGGCTGAGGTTATCGTAGTGGATGATGGCTCAACGGATAGTAGTGCCGCAATTGTTCAAGAATTTGCAAATAAGGGTGTGTATTTGATTCAACAGACCAATCAAGGCGTGAGTGCTGCCCGTAATCGAGGACTGGCAGAAGCTACTCAACCATACGTTGCCTTTCTGGATGCCGACGATGAGTGGTTGCCTGAGCATTTAGCAACGCTGCAAACCTTAATCTGCGATTTTCCAACAGCCTCTCTGTGGAGTACTTGTTGTGTTATTCGTCGAGGGGGGAAGTATCGTTTACCCCCTTCTCCCTTTTCAGGAGGATGGAGGGGAATCGTTGATCCGTTCTTTGAGGCTTATGCCAAGGGGTTGAGTATTGTGATTCCTTCAACTTCTTGTGTCCGCAAAGAGCATTTACTGGCTGTGGGTGGTTTTCCGCTGGGTGTGAAACTCAATGAGGACTACATTGCTTGGTGCAAGCTAGCTCTGCGATTTCCTGTTGCCCATGAAGCAACAGTGACGGCAATCTACAATCAGGATGCAGAGAATCGCTGCGGTGAACCTCAAACACTTCCTATTCCTGCCTCATTACCTTTTTTAGTCGAACTTTTGCATTCTCAAGAAACGCCCAGTCGTCACTACCGAGGTATTGAAGCTTGTTTTCAGCGGATTGCCTTAGCTACTTTAACCAATGCAAAAATTCAAGGAGCTTCTGTAGATGTAACGAGTCTGATACGTCTAGCGTGGGAGGGGAAATGTTACAAGGCAATACTTGCGCTGGCTTTGCTGAACGTTCTGCCAGCAGGTCTGTTGAGCCGAATCAAGTCCCTACGACATCAACATCAACGACAACAAGCTCAGCGCATTTCTTTTGATAGGGAAGGGCGCCCTTCATTCTTTACAGAAAGCTAG
- the psaC gene encoding photosystem I iron-sulfur center protein PsaC, with product MAHTVKIYDTCIGCTQCVRACPTDVLEMVPWDGCKAGQIASSPRTEDCVGCKRCETACPTDFLSIRVYLGAETTRSMGLAY from the coding sequence ATGGCTCACACTGTCAAAATCTACGATACCTGCATTGGCTGCACCCAGTGTGTGCGGGCCTGCCCCACCGATGTGCTGGAAATGGTGCCTTGGGATGGTTGCAAAGCTGGCCAAATTGCCTCCTCCCCTCGCACGGAAGATTGCGTTGGCTGCAAACGCTGCGAAACCGCCTGTCCTACTGACTTTTTGAGCATTCGTGTCTATCTAGGTGCCGAAACCACCCGCAGCATGGGTCTAGCCTATTAG
- a CDS encoding ArsR/SmtB family transcription factor, with amino-acid sequence MTPKTLAVTHPHHPEALAKASDRLLSTEKAQRMAQFFGLLADANRLRIVALLAQGEFCVGDIAVALEMSESAVSHQLRMLKAMRLVSFRRQGRHIFYQLLDHHVLMLYEAVAEHLDEEESES; translated from the coding sequence ATGACTCCTAAAACTCTTGCTGTTACCCATCCCCATCATCCCGAAGCGTTGGCAAAGGCGAGCGATCGCCTGCTCTCGACGGAAAAAGCGCAACGGATGGCGCAATTTTTTGGCCTGCTAGCCGATGCCAACCGACTGCGGATTGTGGCCTTGCTCGCTCAAGGAGAGTTCTGTGTTGGTGATATTGCCGTGGCACTGGAGATGAGTGAATCCGCTGTCTCCCACCAATTGCGGATGCTCAAGGCAATGCGACTAGTTAGCTTTCGTCGCCAAGGACGACATATCTTTTACCAATTGCTGGATCACCACGTGTTAATGCTCTACGAGGCCGTGGCTGAACACCTCGATGAGGAAGAATCAGAATCCTAA
- a CDS encoding metallothionein — protein MTTVTQMKCACPHCLCIVSLSDAIIVDGKPYCSEACANGTCKESGGCGHTGCGCA, from the coding sequence ATGACAACTGTTACCCAAATGAAATGTGCTTGCCCCCACTGCCTGTGCATTGTCTCCCTTAGTGATGCGATCATAGTTGATGGCAAACCCTACTGCTCCGAAGCCTGTGCCAACGGCACCTGCAAAGAAAGCGGCGGCTGTGGCCACACAGGCTGTGGTTGTGCCTAG
- a CDS encoding glycosyltransferase, translating into MQPTLSIVTATYNAESYLPHLIASLVAQTDPDFEWVVADGGSTDQTLDLINAAKSQLKTIIVDSRPDFGIYDALNRAVKLASGDYYVVVGADDVLFPEAVANYKRACAETGADFVTACYYDGDKLIAGIRQPAWEWLRGMHAYVTGHAVGLAIRRDLHKKVGEYSRYFPLLADQLFILQAIHQGARVVLRDFIAGRYYSQGRSSRDVLGFILELYRIQVKMGHSLTFQTLLLLYRLIRCWPRIQKQK; encoded by the coding sequence GTGCAACCCACTCTTAGTATTGTCACGGCAACTTATAATGCCGAGAGTTATCTTCCCCACTTAATTGCTTCCTTAGTTGCTCAAACTGATCCCGATTTTGAGTGGGTGGTGGCTGACGGTGGCTCCACCGATCAAACATTAGACCTGATCAACGCAGCAAAATCCCAACTGAAGACAATTATTGTGGATTCACGACCAGACTTTGGCATTTATGATGCTTTGAATCGTGCCGTGAAGCTAGCTTCTGGTGACTATTACGTTGTTGTCGGGGCAGATGATGTTTTATTTCCTGAAGCCGTTGCCAATTACAAAAGAGCATGTGCAGAAACTGGGGCAGATTTCGTAACGGCTTGCTACTACGACGGTGATAAACTTATTGCAGGGATTCGACAACCCGCTTGGGAGTGGCTAAGGGGAATGCACGCTTATGTAACTGGCCATGCCGTAGGCTTAGCAATTCGGCGGGACTTGCATAAGAAAGTTGGGGAATACTCTCGCTATTTTCCGTTGCTGGCAGATCAGTTATTTATTTTGCAAGCCATACATCAAGGCGCTAGGGTTGTCCTTAGAGATTTTATTGCTGGACGTTACTATTCCCAAGGACGTAGTAGCCGCGATGTACTGGGTTTCATTCTTGAACTGTACCGTATTCAGGTCAAAATGGGACATTCATTGACTTTCCAAACTCTGCTGTTGCTCTATCGGCTCATTAGATGCTGGCCTCGCATTCAGAAACAGAAATGA
- a CDS encoding DUF4168 domain-containing protein: protein MSWKWLPLAVCSAGLLLTPVPSPRSLAQTSPRTDVIAPWEIMNYARVVLEIEPIRQKYYRQAQAAFQGQVPRNSCFGMNPQNIPSGLETICANYVRDAMQVLRKYNMSLEQFNAITQRAQQDSAFSQRIQAEMLRLQQP from the coding sequence ATGTCTTGGAAGTGGTTGCCCCTTGCTGTGTGTAGTGCAGGTCTGCTGCTGACACCTGTGCCTTCACCTCGTTCCTTGGCTCAGACTTCCCCACGCACAGATGTGATTGCCCCGTGGGAGATCATGAACTATGCCCGCGTGGTTCTGGAGATTGAACCTATTCGCCAAAAATACTATCGTCAAGCTCAAGCGGCTTTCCAAGGTCAAGTCCCCCGGAATTCCTGCTTTGGCATGAATCCCCAAAATATCCCCAGTGGCTTGGAGACCATCTGTGCCAACTATGTGCGTGATGCAATGCAGGTGCTAAGGAAATATAATATGTCCCTAGAGCAATTCAATGCGATTACGCAACGGGCACAACAGGATAGCGCCTTTAGTCAACGTATCCAAGCCGAAATGTTGCGATTGCAACAGCCTTGA
- a CDS encoding type IV pilin-like G/H family protein: MSPYRSNLPWLYRSLIVSKGFTLIELLVVVIIIAILAAIALPSMLNQAIKARESQAKTNVGAVNRAQQAYRLANPTFTTDIANLQIGFSDTPDYDYAITVANSNYAEFQATPERPELKAFTGCTYATFTTLTTTQILETAPSGSSIASPPACPSP, translated from the coding sequence ATGTCTCCCTATCGTTCCAACCTGCCTTGGCTCTACCGATCGCTCATCGTCTCGAAAGGCTTTACCCTCATTGAACTGCTCGTCGTTGTCATTATTATTGCGATTTTGGCGGCGATCGCCCTCCCTTCCATGTTGAATCAAGCTATCAAAGCCCGCGAATCCCAAGCCAAAACCAATGTTGGTGCCGTGAACCGTGCCCAGCAGGCCTACCGTTTAGCCAATCCCACCTTCACCACTGATATTGCAAATTTACAAATCGGCTTTAGTGATACGCCTGACTATGACTACGCGATCACTGTTGCGAATAGTAACTACGCCGAATTCCAAGCCACCCCTGAGCGTCCAGAATTGAAAGCGTTCACAGGCTGCACCTACGCCACGTTCACCACGTTGACCACCACCCAAATTTTAGAAACCGCTCCTTCGGGTTCCAGCATTGCCTCGCCACCTGCTTGTCCATCCCCTTAG
- a CDS encoding type IV pilin protein produces the protein MKTELKAKFLQHLLAKKKANEGFTLIELLVVVIIIGILAAIALPSMLNQAAKARLSAAKNAAGAVNRAQQAYRLEKTAFANNVAELGVGSSITAVDGYTVNMTGGNPTTAQIGLTASDTAGTGVQGCVTASGGTTSATVVTSSNNNAPTNCT, from the coding sequence ATGAAAACCGAACTGAAGGCAAAATTCCTCCAGCACCTGCTGGCCAAGAAAAAAGCCAACGAAGGCTTCACCCTCATTGAGCTACTGGTGGTGGTGATCATCATCGGTATTCTGGCCGCCATTGCCCTACCCTCCATGCTCAACCAGGCGGCGAAAGCTCGCTTGTCCGCTGCCAAGAACGCGGCGGGTGCTGTCAACCGTGCGCAGCAAGCCTATCGCTTGGAGAAAACCGCTTTTGCTAACAATGTGGCTGAGTTAGGTGTGGGCAGTAGTATTACTGCTGTTGATGGATACACTGTAAATATGACGGGTGGCAATCCGACAACAGCACAGATTGGTCTTACTGCGAGTGATACTGCTGGTACGGGTGTTCAAGGTTGCGTCACTGCTAGCGGTGGCACTACAAGTGCAACTGTGGTAACAAGCAGTAATAATAATGCACCAACTAACTGCACGTAA
- a CDS encoding tubulin-like doman-containing protein gives MPAQVEEKSIVPTVVVGVGGTGIEVLSRVRRLVEETYGSLKQFPVISFLAIDTDRDYKVSNPLAAGSPLKDNEKHWASVSGKNVQQIIQNLDNYPWIASWFPKELERNITALEAGAGQIRACGRFAFFCNYHAIQQKFQAASDRVKGHESFMQSRYGLKVNNSSLNVFITGSLSGGTGSGMLIDLGYCVRHWLKGQSSPLITGIVPMPDAFAAISVGDRVLANGYAALMELSYFADYRTEYVAQFSSSLSDEVRYNCPPFDFTYLVGTKNGESEFKLDEIREMIAQNIFLDLTSDFAPHKRSIRDNIKAAWASQDAGGRGYPKSFMAFGLSSVEIPIAQIRASLTYRLCQDFLNWWLNESVQLPPQLLEVTQSLLKPMNLLDMDLVLALAAAGDRPYMQEISRWVNDLRNQISRENLLECTQQGVGGMIGAERGKILQFVPWLSEQVDNYRAAHLRELSPDERLHGDFLQRMYDNRNRIIQQARQSLEEEFYRIVEDRNRGLKFANAFLGQIRQIFISQKEKYDREIQQTWQPNITNRQRQYENALQDINHFSNLFGISKQAKMEEFCQQALEGIEGSFNATIQAKARFLAKEVMDKLEEWLQGMEARLAKLNQRLLNLRDGFKAMADSQADSADALRINGVKLYDRQELNGLYQDLVERYAGANTGVASTFTIGLNQLCTTTATTVLQEASPLWKETRAANEVMRLLDLAQLADVQESDLREIIQETVRRTVQNAPEESRLVRDLTACDRLLQFYRNDEAEILNALRMAYQKSKPLLLLSQAVMSGRDAGFTPSVNTNIAIVGGENTADLAAKKLIPLLKNLVKPNGQSITSDDIKPLGDRERHRIVFVQEMGGFSLRCIEGMPELRQSYQDWRGQMITAKRARLRGENRDLPIPVHLQKDPPFWDVFPENPQILKLVVIARALDVLKQAENRATREATIRYTRHTAVGLEDVDIAANWEEVTQVLEVLACRLDLEEIQRQVTVILKAAETPEQKQALYEHLLHYLKRREEELHKAGGRDSLEYKREAAILQEVIQTYQLAQGTPAPSPTPTPSAPEPPQPAPETTASASSSGLEQLQQLMTMYQQGLLSEAEFQAAKKKLLGL, from the coding sequence ATGCCTGCACAGGTGGAAGAAAAATCAATTGTGCCGACGGTAGTTGTGGGAGTGGGTGGCACAGGCATCGAGGTGCTATCGCGGGTGCGGCGACTGGTGGAGGAAACCTACGGCAGCCTGAAACAGTTTCCCGTGATTAGCTTCCTTGCCATTGATACCGATCGCGACTACAAAGTGAGCAACCCCCTCGCCGCTGGCTCTCCTCTCAAGGACAACGAAAAGCACTGGGCCAGTGTCAGTGGCAAAAACGTGCAGCAAATCATTCAAAACCTTGACAACTACCCGTGGATTGCCTCTTGGTTTCCCAAGGAACTGGAGCGCAACATTACCGCCCTAGAAGCCGGGGCAGGTCAAATTCGTGCCTGTGGTCGGTTTGCCTTCTTTTGCAACTACCATGCAATTCAACAAAAGTTCCAAGCGGCTAGCGATCGCGTCAAAGGCCATGAGAGTTTCATGCAAAGCCGCTACGGCCTCAAGGTGAACAACAGTAGCCTCAATGTCTTTATTACGGGTTCCCTCTCTGGGGGCACCGGCAGCGGGATGCTCATTGACTTGGGTTATTGTGTCCGCCACTGGCTGAAGGGGCAGTCGAGTCCCTTGATCACGGGGATTGTACCCATGCCCGATGCCTTTGCGGCCATTAGTGTTGGCGATCGCGTGCTGGCCAATGGCTATGCCGCCCTCATGGAACTCAGTTACTTTGCCGACTACCGTACCGAGTATGTGGCGCAATTTAGTAGCAGCCTTAGCGACGAAGTGCGCTACAACTGTCCTCCCTTTGACTTTACCTACCTCGTGGGCACCAAAAATGGCGAGAGTGAATTCAAGCTGGATGAGATCCGCGAGATGATTGCCCAAAATATCTTTTTGGATCTCACTTCTGACTTTGCTCCCCACAAGCGCTCCATTCGCGACAACATTAAGGCGGCTTGGGCCTCTCAGGATGCGGGCGGTCGGGGCTATCCCAAGAGCTTTATGGCCTTTGGCCTCTCCAGTGTCGAAATTCCCATTGCCCAAATTCGCGCCTCCTTGACCTATCGCCTCTGCCAAGACTTCCTCAACTGGTGGCTGAATGAATCGGTGCAACTGCCGCCGCAACTTTTAGAAGTGACCCAGAGCCTCCTAAAACCTATGAACTTGCTGGATATGGATTTAGTACTGGCCTTGGCGGCAGCGGGCGATCGCCCCTATATGCAGGAAATTTCCCGCTGGGTTAACGATCTGCGCAATCAAATTAGCCGTGAAAACCTCCTTGAATGTACCCAACAGGGGGTCGGGGGTATGATTGGTGCCGAAAGAGGCAAAATTTTGCAGTTTGTGCCTTGGCTCAGTGAACAGGTGGACAATTACCGCGCTGCCCACTTGCGCGAACTTAGTCCGGATGAGCGCCTCCACGGTGACTTTTTGCAGCGCATGTACGACAACCGCAATCGAATTATCCAGCAGGCTCGCCAAAGTCTTGAGGAGGAGTTCTACCGCATTGTTGAAGATCGCAATCGGGGGCTGAAGTTTGCCAATGCCTTTCTGGGGCAAATTCGCCAAATTTTTATCAGCCAGAAGGAAAAATATGACCGCGAAATCCAGCAAACTTGGCAACCCAATATCACCAATCGTCAGCGACAGTATGAAAATGCCCTTCAGGACATCAACCACTTCAGCAATCTCTTTGGCATCTCCAAACAAGCAAAAATGGAGGAATTTTGCCAGCAGGCTCTAGAGGGAATTGAGGGCAGTTTCAATGCCACCATTCAAGCCAAAGCCCGCTTTCTGGCCAAAGAGGTGATGGACAAACTGGAGGAATGGCTGCAAGGGATGGAGGCACGTCTTGCCAAGCTCAACCAGCGGCTCCTCAATTTACGGGATGGTTTCAAGGCGATGGCCGACAGTCAAGCGGATAGTGCCGATGCCCTGCGGATCAATGGGGTGAAGCTCTACGATCGCCAAGAACTCAATGGCCTTTATCAAGACCTCGTCGAGCGCTATGCGGGCGCCAATACCGGTGTGGCCTCCACATTTACCATTGGTCTCAATCAACTCTGTACGACGACAGCAACAACGGTGTTGCAGGAAGCCAGTCCCCTCTGGAAGGAAACCCGCGCTGCCAATGAGGTGATGCGTCTTTTGGATTTGGCACAACTGGCGGATGTTCAAGAAAGTGACCTGCGGGAGATTATCCAAGAAACCGTACGGCGCACCGTGCAAAATGCCCCAGAAGAAAGCCGCCTTGTGCGGGATCTCACCGCCTGCGATCGCCTGTTGCAGTTCTATCGCAACGATGAAGCGGAAATCCTTAATGCCCTGCGCATGGCCTACCAAAAATCAAAGCCACTGCTATTACTGTCCCAAGCGGTCATGAGTGGCCGTGATGCCGGCTTTACTCCTTCAGTAAATACCAACATTGCCATTGTCGGCGGTGAAAATACGGCTGATTTGGCTGCCAAAAAACTCATTCCCCTGCTCAAGAACCTCGTCAAACCCAATGGCCAGAGCATTACCAGTGATGACATTAAGCCCTTGGGCGATCGCGAGCGCCACCGCATTGTCTTTGTTCAAGAGATGGGGGGCTTCTCCCTGCGCTGTATTGAGGGCATGCCCGAACTGCGCCAGTCCTACCAAGATTGGCGAGGCCAAATGATTACCGCCAAACGCGCCCGCCTGCGGGGAGAAAACCGTGATCTGCCCATCCCCGTACATCTGCAAAAGGATCCCCCCTTCTGGGATGTCTTTCCGGAGAACCCACAAATTCTAAAACTGGTGGTGATTGCTCGCGCCCTTGATGTCCTCAAACAAGCAGAAAACCGCGCCACCCGCGAAGCCACCATCCGCTACACCCGCCATACTGCTGTTGGCCTTGAAGATGTGGACATTGCCGCTAACTGGGAGGAAGTCACCCAAGTCTTGGAGGTACTGGCCTGCCGTCTCGACTTAGAGGAAATTCAGCGCCAAGTGACCGTCATTCTCAAGGCAGCCGAAACCCCAGAACAAAAGCAAGCCCTCTATGAGCATCTACTGCACTACTTGAAGCGACGGGAGGAAGAACTCCATAAAGCCGGGGGACGCGATAGCCTTGAATACAAGCGGGAAGCTGCCATTCTCCAAGAGGTAATCCAAACCTATCAATTGGCTCAAGGCACACCAGCCCCTAGCCCCACGCCAACGCCCTCTGCTCCTGAACCACCCCAACCCGCACCTGAAACCACTGCTTCAGCAAGTTCCTCTGGCTTAGAGCAACTGCAACAACTCATGACCATGTACCAGCAGGGGCTACTCTCAGAAGCGGAGTTCCAAGCAGCTAAGAAAAAACTACTGGGACTTTAG